A genome region from Myroides fluvii includes the following:
- a CDS encoding monovalent cation:proton antiporter-2 (CPA2) family protein, producing MNDFLAQAFIFLFAAVICVLISKKLGMGSVLGYLFAGVLIGPFVLGFVGKDGADIMHATEFGVVMMLFLVGLELDPKEFWKIRKEIIGLGTVQALGTTIITTAVCFFAIGLGLGTSITIGFVVTMSSTAIILQTISEKGLNKSNVGKSSFAVLLFQDIMVIPVMALIPLLAVSKKIPISTTNSSMLDGQPVLMKTMAILGAITVIFLVGNYIVNPLFKSVGRLQIREIYTASALLLVIGVSLLMQQVGLSPALGAFIAGVVLANNPYKHQLESDIEPFKALLLGIFFIAVGSTINFEVIAAEPLIVLSLLVGSMTIKAIVLFAIGKWKKFPKDQSFLFAILLSQIGEFAFVILALGKTINIIDQTWYDYLLATTALSMVVTPILMLLNEKWIGPYLGLASSPTVNQPYDDLSHICADKKIIIAGFGDFGNTIGRLLQANDIPTLVLDNDAERVDHLRKLGFNVYYGDATSINILKSIGVEKADYVIAAMDPPDVNQHLVEVLHKNFPDVEVIIRAKNRKNAYEYLQDGFTEVYRENFFTAVYVGSVMLEKLGLSHEEARTQSELFIRSDRASLRKLAKNIHNLEDYITVSRLEFEQQSNLLKDSLRHKREAKDTTDYTD from the coding sequence ATGAATGATTTTTTAGCGCAGGCCTTTATATTTTTATTTGCCGCAGTAATTTGTGTGCTCATTTCTAAGAAACTAGGAATGGGATCTGTCTTAGGTTATCTATTTGCAGGAGTTTTAATTGGTCCTTTTGTCTTGGGATTTGTCGGAAAAGACGGCGCAGATATTATGCATGCCACTGAGTTTGGTGTTGTGATGATGTTGTTTCTTGTCGGTCTTGAACTCGATCCGAAAGAATTCTGGAAAATTCGGAAGGAGATTATTGGATTGGGAACTGTGCAAGCGCTGGGAACGACAATTATAACCACAGCCGTTTGCTTTTTTGCCATTGGCTTAGGTTTAGGTACTTCGATCACGATTGGATTTGTGGTTACCATGTCCTCCACGGCTATTATTCTACAGACCATTTCCGAAAAGGGGCTCAATAAATCTAATGTAGGAAAATCGAGCTTTGCTGTATTGCTCTTCCAGGATATTATGGTGATTCCCGTCATGGCCTTGATTCCCCTTTTGGCTGTTTCAAAAAAGATACCGATTTCAACGACCAATAGCAGCATGCTAGATGGTCAACCCGTATTGATGAAAACCATGGCAATTTTAGGCGCTATTACGGTTATTTTCTTGGTTGGCAATTATATCGTCAATCCGCTTTTTAAATCGGTTGGTCGTCTGCAAATACGCGAAATTTATACCGCTTCGGCTTTACTTTTAGTTATTGGGGTATCCTTGTTGATGCAACAAGTAGGACTCAGCCCTGCTTTAGGAGCGTTTATTGCGGGGGTCGTTTTAGCGAATAACCCCTATAAACATCAATTAGAAAGCGATATTGAACCCTTCAAGGCGCTCTTGCTTGGTATTTTCTTTATTGCCGTAGGATCAACCATTAACTTTGAGGTTATTGCGGCTGAACCGCTGATTGTCCTTTCTTTACTCGTTGGATCGATGACAATCAAAGCAATTGTTTTATTTGCTATCGGAAAATGGAAGAAATTCCCAAAAGATCAATCGTTTCTCTTCGCTATTTTACTCTCGCAAATTGGAGAATTTGCCTTCGTAATTTTAGCCTTGGGAAAAACCATCAACATCATTGACCAAACTTGGTACGATTACCTTTTGGCCACAACAGCTTTATCCATGGTCGTAACCCCTATTTTAATGTTGTTAAACGAGAAGTGGATTGGTCCTTATTTAGGTTTAGCATCGTCGCCAACGGTCAACCAACCATATGATGATTTATCGCATATCTGTGCAGATAAGAAAATTATCATTGCTGGTTTTGGAGATTTTGGAAATACGATTGGACGTTTATTGCAAGCCAATGACATTCCTACTTTAGTGTTAGACAACGATGCTGAGCGCGTGGACCACTTGCGCAAATTGGGCTTTAATGTATATTATGGTGATGCAACATCAATCAATATATTAAAATCGATAGGCGTAGAAAAAGCCGATTACGTTATTGCTGCTATGGATCCACCCGATGTCAATCAGCATTTAGTTGAAGTATTACACAAAAACTTCCCTGATGTAGAGGTAATTATTCGCGCCAAAAACAGAAAGAACGCCTACGAATATTTACAAGATGGCTTTACAGAGGTATACCGCGAGAATTTCTTTACGGCAGTTTACGTTGGATCGGTAATGCTAGAAAAATTGGGATTAAGCCATGAGGAAGCGAGAACACAAAGCGAATTATTCATTCGAAGTGACCGTGCTTCCTTGAGAAAATTAGCGAAGAACATTCACAATTTAGAGGACTATATTACCGTATCTCGACTTGAATTTGAGCAACAATCGAACTTGCTAAAGGATAGTTTGCGTCATAAGAGAGAAGCAAAGGATACTACAGATTATACCGATTAA
- the dinB gene encoding DNA polymerase IV: MNRKIIHIDMDAFYASVEQLDNPELRGKAIVVGGSSERGVVAAASYEARQYGVRSAMSGVLAKKKCPHLIFVPPRFDRYKEVSRQIRAVFQEYTDLVEPLALDEAFLDVTENKIGCPSATLIAQEIRQKIFDRTQLTASAGISINKFLAKVASDYNKPNGQKTINPEEVESFLEALEIKKFFGIGKKTADRMYHFGIFTGRDLKDRSLEFLEEHFGKAGKAYYYIVRGIHNSPVSPDRLIKSVGTERTFDENLSSEVFLESKLVHIVEELSLRMKKQSLAGKTVTLKIKYADFVQQTRSTTFPYFIADAGIILDCAKELLYQEELQNSVRLIGVSLSNLNNKKAAKKPVAVQLRFDF; this comes from the coding sequence ATGAATCGAAAGATTATACATATTGACATGGATGCGTTTTATGCTTCGGTCGAACAATTAGATAATCCTGAATTAAGAGGAAAGGCTATTGTTGTGGGAGGAAGTAGCGAAAGAGGAGTAGTGGCCGCGGCCAGTTATGAAGCGCGTCAATATGGTGTGCGTAGTGCCATGAGTGGAGTGCTGGCTAAGAAAAAGTGCCCACATTTGATCTTTGTGCCTCCTCGTTTTGATCGATATAAAGAAGTGTCTAGGCAAATTCGAGCTGTGTTTCAGGAATATACAGATTTAGTAGAGCCTTTGGCATTAGATGAAGCCTTCTTAGATGTAACTGAAAATAAAATCGGATGCCCTAGTGCTACGTTAATTGCACAAGAGATTCGACAAAAGATTTTTGATCGTACGCAGTTAACCGCTTCCGCAGGAATCTCAATCAATAAATTCTTGGCCAAAGTGGCGAGTGATTACAATAAACCCAATGGGCAAAAGACAATCAACCCTGAAGAGGTGGAGTCTTTCTTGGAAGCACTGGAGATCAAAAAGTTTTTTGGGATAGGCAAGAAAACTGCGGATCGCATGTATCATTTCGGTATTTTTACTGGGCGTGATTTGAAAGACAGATCCCTTGAATTCCTAGAGGAGCACTTTGGTAAAGCGGGTAAAGCGTATTACTATATTGTACGTGGTATTCACAACTCACCCGTTAGTCCAGATCGATTGATTAAATCCGTGGGGACGGAACGCACTTTTGATGAAAACTTGAGTTCGGAAGTCTTTCTCGAAAGTAAACTTGTACATATTGTTGAAGAATTGAGCTTGCGTATGAAAAAACAAAGCTTGGCTGGTAAAACAGTCACCTTGAAAATAAAATATGCCGATTTTGTACAGCAGACTCGCAGTACGACCTTTCCGTATTTTATTGCTGATGCAGGTATTATCCTCGATTGTGCCAAAGAGTTGCTCTACCAAGAAGAATTGCAAAACTCCGTGCGTCTCATTGGCGTATCTTTGAGTAATCTAAATAATAAAAAAGCAGCGAAAAAACCCGTGGCTGTACAGCTGCGTTTTGATTTTTAA
- a CDS encoding S66 peptidase family protein, whose protein sequence is MSKMIPSYLKKGDKVALVCTARKFSMQEAQPAIALLASWGLEVVLGQTIGLDNFQLGGTDQERINDFNAQLKNPEIKAIWCARGGYGTVRIIDAIDFSLLIQQPKWIVGFSDVTTLHSHVHNLGMATMHGIMAFSVPLAKEESKVSLHNALFGATLSYSISADPANKKGKATGELVGGNLSILYSLLGSASSITTKNKILFIEDLDEYLYHVDRMMHNLKRNGLLCDLAGLIVGGMTDMHDNSIPFGYNAHEIILDAVKEYDYPVVFNFPAGHGSSNWALKLGTIVELEAQDNQVTVAFS, encoded by the coding sequence ATGAGTAAAATGATACCTTCCTATTTGAAAAAAGGCGATAAAGTAGCCCTTGTTTGTACGGCAAGAAAATTTTCAATGCAAGAAGCCCAACCCGCCATAGCGCTGTTAGCGTCTTGGGGATTAGAAGTGGTTTTAGGACAAACAATCGGTTTAGATAATTTTCAATTAGGAGGAACAGATCAAGAGCGTATCAACGACTTCAATGCTCAGTTGAAGAACCCCGAGATAAAAGCGATTTGGTGCGCAAGGGGAGGATATGGTACGGTTCGTATCATCGATGCAATTGATTTTTCTTTATTGATACAACAACCCAAGTGGATTGTCGGATTTAGCGATGTAACAACCTTACACAGCCATGTACACAACTTGGGTATGGCTACCATGCACGGGATCATGGCCTTTAGTGTTCCTTTAGCAAAAGAAGAATCAAAGGTTTCGCTTCACAACGCTTTGTTTGGAGCAACACTGTCGTATTCCATTAGCGCAGATCCTGCAAACAAAAAAGGAAAAGCAACAGGTGAATTAGTGGGAGGAAATCTATCAATCCTCTATAGTTTATTAGGATCAGCTTCGAGTATAACTACCAAGAACAAAATTCTATTTATCGAAGACTTAGACGAGTACTTGTACCACGTGGATCGCATGATGCATAACCTCAAGCGAAATGGGCTTCTGTGTGATTTAGCAGGTCTTATTGTCGGAGGAATGACGGACATGCACGACAATTCAATTCCTTTTGGATATAATGCACATGAAATTATTTTAGACGCTGTAAAAGAGTATGATTATCCTGTAGTATTTAATTTTCCTGCCGGACATGGATCTTCCAATTGGGCTTTAAAATTAGGCACTATTGTTGAACTAGAAGCACAAGACAATCAGGTGACTGTCGCTTTTAGTTAA
- a CDS encoding YraN family protein: MSKTNELGRLGEDLAVDFLQDKGYQIIARNWKHHKAEVDIIAEVDSFLVFVEVKTRSSTDFGLPHEFLKSPQIKRLITAADAFVRQSKRKEEVRFDIVAISIRKSIPEIEHIERAFYWF; the protein is encoded by the coding sequence ATGAGTAAAACAAATGAATTAGGTCGGTTAGGCGAGGATTTAGCCGTTGATTTTTTACAGGATAAAGGCTATCAGATCATAGCTAGAAATTGGAAACACCACAAAGCAGAAGTCGATATCATAGCAGAAGTAGATTCCTTCTTGGTTTTTGTTGAAGTAAAAACAAGAAGTTCAACCGACTTTGGTCTGCCGCATGAGTTTTTGAAGAGCCCTCAGATCAAACGGTTAATTACTGCGGCAGATGCTTTTGTCCGACAATCCAAGCGAAAAGAAGAGGTGCGTTTCGATATAGTAGCTATTAGTATAAGAAAGTCTATTCCTGAAATTGAGCATATTGAGCGAGCTTTTTACTGGTTTTGA